One window from the genome of Mucilaginibacter ginsenosidivorans encodes:
- the phoU gene encoding phosphate signaling complex protein PhoU, whose translation MTPIETEITSLKKELSNMWLLVQSQLSKARESMVNFDKDLAREVLVKEKRVNSFELKIDRDCENIFALHCPVAIDLRFLLAALKINTNLERIGDIAAGVAKYVIESPVNFNKQALESTSIIHMYDEAINIVIDTRTAFENEDTAMARSIFKRDETLDAVNRNATNTIGDLVKADISGLNEYLFMLSIIRKLERIGDQSKNIAEEIIFYVEAKILKHSGAKNK comes from the coding sequence ATGACACCAATAGAAACCGAAATAACATCACTTAAAAAAGAGCTGAGTAATATGTGGCTGCTTGTTCAATCGCAACTGAGCAAGGCCCGGGAGTCGATGGTAAACTTTGATAAGGACCTGGCCCGCGAGGTTTTGGTAAAGGAAAAACGCGTAAACTCGTTCGAGCTGAAAATAGACCGCGATTGTGAAAACATTTTTGCCCTGCATTGCCCGGTTGCAATCGACCTGCGCTTTTTGCTTGCGGCGCTTAAGATCAATACAAACCTGGAGCGCATAGGTGACATTGCCGCCGGCGTAGCTAAATATGTGATCGAGTCGCCGGTAAATTTCAACAAACAGGCCCTGGAAAGTACCTCGATCATTCATATGTACGACGAGGCTATCAATATAGTTATAGATACACGTACGGCGTTTGAGAACGAAGACACCGCAATGGCACGCAGTATTTTTAAACGCGACGAAACGCTTGATGCTGTAAACAGAAATGCCACCAACACCATTGGCGACCTGGTAAAGGCTGATATTTCAGGCTTGAATGAATATCTGTTCATGCTTTCAATTATACGGAAACTGGAACGTATCGGCGATCAGTCGAAAAACATCGCGGAAGAGATCATATTTTATGTAGAGGCTAAAATATTAAAGCATTCAGGTGCAAAAAATAAATAG
- the pstC gene encoding phosphate ABC transporter permease subunit PstC: MENKRLNLSNAQLKWETTFKRILKVMSAILVLIVIGVLITLIFKSWPTIKTLGIGFLWGKVWDPVGNIYGAYPFLIGTLLTSFIALIISVPFSYAIAIYLGEYNPKGWLSNLLKNTVELIAAVPSIIYGFWGLFVLVPIIRIFEIKWHIAPYGIGIFTSSLILAVMIIPYAASLGITLIRMVPSPLKEGAYALGATRYEVIRSVIMPYTRTGLFAGVLLSLGRALGETMAVTMLIGNTSALGHSFKEILFGPGNTMASVIANEFTEADHTEYLSALIELGLVLFLVTVVINLIGKRIITRFTQN; the protein is encoded by the coding sequence GTGGAAAACAAAAGATTAAACCTCTCCAACGCCCAGCTTAAATGGGAAACTACATTTAAGCGAATATTGAAAGTGATGAGCGCCATCCTTGTACTCATCGTGATCGGCGTGCTTATAACACTTATTTTCAAATCCTGGCCCACAATTAAAACTCTTGGGATCGGATTTTTGTGGGGGAAAGTTTGGGACCCGGTTGGAAATATCTACGGGGCATACCCCTTTTTAATAGGCACCCTGCTGACATCGTTCATAGCCCTTATTATTTCAGTGCCGTTCTCTTATGCAATAGCCATCTATTTGGGTGAGTACAATCCCAAAGGCTGGCTTTCTAACCTGCTTAAGAATACGGTAGAACTGATCGCTGCCGTACCATCCATCATTTATGGTTTCTGGGGGTTGTTTGTTTTGGTACCAATTATCCGGATTTTCGAGATCAAATGGCATATTGCGCCTTACGGCATTGGTATTTTTACATCCTCACTTATCCTTGCGGTAATGATCATTCCCTATGCAGCATCGTTAGGTATAACACTTATCCGGATGGTGCCTTCGCCGCTCAAAGAGGGCGCTTATGCTTTAGGAGCTACACGGTATGAGGTGATAAGGAGTGTGATTATGCCATATACCCGTACCGGGTTGTTTGCCGGTGTTTTACTTTCATTGGGCAGGGCCCTGGGCGAAACAATGGCGGTTACCATGCTTATCGGTAATACGAGCGCTTTGGGCCACTCTTTTAAAGAGATACTTTTCGGCCCCGGCAATACAATGGCAAGTGTTATCGCCAATGAGTTTACCGAAGCTGACCATACAGAGTACCTGTCCGCATTAATAGAGTTAGGCCTGGTGTTGTTCCTTGTTACAGTGGTGATCAACCTGATCGGAAAACGTATCATTACACGATTTACTCAAAATTAA
- a CDS encoding c-type cytochrome, which produces MKTAVIAGTLLLSFAACRHTESIGNKRVSSSQDKPQWMVPDTTELPDNEESRLIKYGRALVVNTSYYFGPKGVIAHKSNGLNCQNCHLSAGSKPFGNNFSLVAVGYPRYKERSGTVETIVKKVEDCFERSLDGQKIDSNSAEMKAFVAYLKWIGKNVKKGTKPAGSGIDEPVFLDRGADTVKGKLVYISKCRRCHGADGQGKLNTAGNAYVYPALWGKHSYNIGASIYRLSKFAGYVRDNMPFGADHKKRQLTDAEAWDVAAFVNSQPRPVKNVSDDWPKLATKPYDYPFGPYADHLFSESQHKYGPFAPVKKYYALLTIKQ; this is translated from the coding sequence TTGAAAACAGCAGTTATAGCAGGAACTCTTTTGTTGAGTTTCGCTGCCTGCCGGCATACTGAAAGTATCGGAAACAAAAGAGTATCGTCTTCGCAGGATAAACCACAGTGGATGGTACCCGATACTACAGAACTTCCGGATAATGAGGAGTCAAGGCTGATCAAATACGGGCGTGCGCTCGTGGTAAACACGTCGTATTATTTTGGTCCAAAAGGAGTGATAGCACACAAAAGTAACGGCTTGAACTGTCAGAATTGCCATCTTAGCGCGGGGTCAAAACCGTTTGGCAACAATTTCTCGCTGGTAGCGGTGGGTTATCCAAGGTATAAAGAAAGAAGCGGAACGGTAGAAACCATTGTAAAGAAGGTGGAAGACTGTTTTGAGCGCAGCCTGGATGGGCAAAAGATCGACAGTAACAGTGCCGAAATGAAGGCTTTTGTGGCTTACCTTAAATGGATAGGGAAGAATGTAAAGAAAGGAACTAAGCCAGCAGGGTCGGGTATAGATGAACCGGTATTTTTAGATCGTGGCGCTGATACTGTAAAAGGGAAACTGGTTTATATTTCCAAATGTCGACGGTGCCATGGAGCCGATGGGCAAGGTAAATTAAATACAGCCGGTAACGCTTACGTTTACCCCGCCCTTTGGGGTAAGCATAGTTATAACATAGGCGCAAGTATCTACCGCCTTTCAAAATTCGCCGGTTATGTAAGAGATAATATGCCTTTTGGTGCTGATCATAAGAAAAGGCAGCTTACCGATGCGGAGGCCTGGGACGTTGCCGCCTTCGTTAATTCGCAACCCCGCCCTGTTAAAAATGTAAGCGACGACTGGCCGAAACTTGCTACCAAGCCTTATGATTATCCCTTTGGGCCTTACGCCGATCACCTTTTTTCAGAAAGCCAGCATAAATACGGCCCGTTCGCACCTGTCAAAAAGTATTACGCATTATTAACAATAAAGCAATAA
- a CDS encoding GNAT family N-acyltransferase, which translates to MKIITTEEFAKATKLDKLKMPGLAALLMEVMKINQVNKLFAQAQPAEGPEFVDAILKGCGVEIEFDERELKNIPATGSFIAIANHPYGGIEGMVLLKILCMARPDSKIMANFLLKKIPNLSDYFVAVNPFENIEHSSSISGLKNTLELLAGGTPIGIFPAGEVSTFKVDKQQVTDRMWHPVVGKIIAKAKVPVVPIYFHGNNGLLFNLLSMIHPSLRTAKLPSELFNKHGHTIKLRIGKAINIEELSDKYTSTELLNFLRAKTYALGTGLDGEKKIFNPRNLFKIKKQPEDIVPEIAVEILEKEVEPLRDSYRVWVEKNYEVFITPTSFIPNIIREIGRLRELTFREIGEGTNKSVDLDEYDIYYHHLFIWDTEAKRIVGAYRIGLGDEIFYSFGKKGFYVTELFKIKEQFMPVLRKSLELGRSFIRKEYQQKPLPLFLLWKGILKYLIDNPRYRYLIGPVSISNTFSKFSKSLIVDYINRNHFDHEMAQFVRPRKKFKVDFASIDTDVLMAGEDSFKGLDNMISDIETQSMKVPVLLRQYIALNAKIICFNIDPKFADCLDGFLVLDLQKVPQDILDKLGKNL; encoded by the coding sequence ATGAAGATAATAACCACCGAAGAATTTGCAAAGGCCACTAAGCTGGATAAGTTAAAAATGCCCGGCCTGGCCGCTTTGCTTATGGAGGTGATGAAAATAAACCAGGTAAACAAGCTGTTTGCCCAGGCCCAACCTGCCGAGGGCCCCGAATTTGTGGACGCAATTCTCAAAGGCTGCGGCGTTGAGATAGAATTTGATGAGCGTGAATTAAAAAACATACCTGCTACCGGCAGTTTTATAGCAATAGCAAATCATCCCTATGGCGGTATCGAAGGGATGGTGTTATTGAAAATACTATGCATGGCCCGGCCAGATTCTAAAATAATGGCCAATTTCCTGCTCAAAAAGATACCTAACCTCAGCGATTATTTTGTAGCGGTAAACCCGTTTGAGAATATAGAACATTCATCCAGCATTAGCGGATTAAAAAACACGCTTGAGTTGCTGGCCGGCGGTACGCCGATCGGAATCTTCCCGGCAGGCGAAGTATCAACATTCAAGGTGGATAAGCAGCAGGTTACCGACCGCATGTGGCACCCGGTGGTGGGCAAGATTATTGCTAAGGCTAAAGTGCCTGTGGTACCCATCTATTTTCATGGTAACAATGGCTTGCTTTTCAATTTGCTGAGTATGATCCACCCAAGCCTGCGTACTGCGAAGCTACCGTCAGAACTGTTTAACAAACATGGACATACCATTAAGTTGCGTATCGGGAAGGCGATCAACATTGAAGAACTATCTGACAAGTACACATCCACCGAGCTTCTCAATTTCCTGCGCGCAAAGACCTATGCCCTTGGCACCGGCCTTGACGGTGAAAAGAAGATATTCAATCCGCGAAACCTTTTCAAGATCAAAAAGCAGCCGGAAGACATCGTGCCCGAGATCGCGGTTGAAATACTTGAAAAAGAGGTTGAACCATTACGGGACAGTTACCGGGTTTGGGTCGAAAAAAACTACGAGGTATTCATCACCCCCACCTCATTCATTCCAAATATTATCAGGGAAATAGGCCGATTGCGCGAGCTTACCTTCAGGGAAATTGGGGAAGGCACTAATAAAAGCGTCGACCTGGACGAGTACGATATTTATTACCATCACCTTTTTATATGGGATACAGAAGCGAAACGCATCGTCGGGGCCTATCGCATCGGCCTTGGCGATGAGATATTTTACAGTTTTGGTAAAAAGGGCTTTTATGTGACGGAGCTATTCAAGATAAAGGAACAATTTATGCCCGTGCTACGAAAAAGCCTTGAACTTGGCCGCTCGTTCATCCGCAAGGAATACCAGCAAAAGCCCCTGCCGCTGTTCCTGCTTTGGAAGGGTATATTGAAATATCTTATCGATAATCCGCGCTACCGTTACCTGATTGGCCCGGTTAGTATTAGCAACACTTTTTCAAAATTCTCCAAATCGCTGATTGTAGATTACATCAACCGCAATCATTTCGATCATGAGATGGCTCAATTTGTACGGCCGAGGAAGAAATTCAAGGTCGATTTTGCCAGCATCGACACCGATGTGCTGATGGCCGGTGAAGACAGCTTTAAGGGTTTGGATAATATGATATCGGATATTGAGACCCAAAGCATGAAAGTACCTGTATTGCTGCGGCAATATATTGCCCTTAATGCCAAGATCATTTGTTTTAATATCGACCCCAAATTTGCCGACTGCCTGGACGGCTTCCTGGTGCTGGACCTGCAAAAAGTCCCGCAGGACATTTTGGACAAACTGGGTAAAAATCTTTAG
- the pstS gene encoding phosphate ABC transporter substrate-binding protein PstS — protein sequence MKVIKSLTLAVAVLAASTLSVKAQDNTLLGAGSTFVYPLFSKIFSKYTASKVNYQSIGSGGGILQLTNKTVDFGDSDAPLNADQTAKMSAPVLHIPMTSGAVVVTYNIPGVTAHLNLSGKDLADIFLGKITNWNSPEVKDANPGVKIPDMPIVVIHRSDGSGTSFIFTDFLTKVNPDWASKVGKASAVNWPAGLGAKGSEGVAGLVKQTPGGITYVELAYAKQNNMTFANIQNKSGKYIAPTIEATTLASNVTIPDDSKVSITNTDNPKGYPIASFTWALIYKEQNYGGRSKARATELLKLLWYNVHQGQAECAPLNYAPLSKSAVKAAEKILKSATYDGKAIL from the coding sequence ATGAAAGTAATCAAAAGTTTGACCCTGGCAGTTGCAGTCCTTGCAGCTTCGACCCTATCAGTTAAGGCGCAGGATAACACACTATTAGGAGCGGGCAGTACATTTGTGTACCCCTTATTCTCCAAAATATTTTCAAAATACACTGCCTCTAAGGTAAATTACCAGTCTATAGGTTCAGGCGGCGGTATACTGCAGCTGACCAACAAAACAGTTGATTTTGGTGATTCCGACGCACCGCTGAATGCTGACCAAACTGCTAAAATGAGTGCGCCTGTACTGCACATCCCGATGACATCAGGTGCCGTAGTGGTTACTTATAACATACCGGGCGTTACAGCTCATTTAAACTTGAGTGGCAAGGATCTTGCTGACATTTTCCTGGGTAAAATTACTAACTGGAACAGCCCTGAAGTAAAGGATGCTAACCCTGGCGTGAAAATTCCTGACATGCCTATCGTAGTCATTCACCGTTCGGACGGTAGCGGTACATCTTTCATCTTTACCGACTTCCTTACTAAGGTAAACCCTGACTGGGCAAGTAAAGTGGGTAAGGCAAGCGCCGTTAACTGGCCGGCCGGTTTAGGTGCAAAAGGCAGCGAAGGTGTTGCAGGTTTGGTTAAACAAACTCCCGGAGGTATCACTTATGTTGAGTTAGCTTATGCTAAACAAAACAACATGACCTTCGCTAACATTCAAAACAAAAGCGGAAAGTATATTGCTCCAACTATCGAAGCAACAACTTTAGCAAGTAATGTTACTATTCCTGATGATTCGAAAGTATCGATCACCAATACCGACAACCCTAAAGGTTATCCTATTGCCAGCTTCACCTGGGCTTTGATCTATAAAGAGCAAAATTACGGCGGCCGTTCAAAAGCACGTGCTACTGAACTGTTGAAATTGCTTTGGTACAATGTTCACCAGGGCCAGGCCGAATGCGCTCCGTTAAACTACGCACCACTTTCAAAATCGGCTGTAAAGGCTGCTGAAAAGATATTAAAGTCGGCTACTTACGACGGCAAGGCAATATTGTAA
- the pstA gene encoding phosphate ABC transporter permease PstA, with protein sequence MEARIGLRNTKSLLFKGVITLFAFLITVPLIVILLFIIKQGITQVNWHFLTHVPAPVGEPGGGIANAFVGSFLMVVMAAVIAIPIGILAGIYLAENRKSKLAYYSGLCVDILQGVPSIVVGIVVYFWVVKPLGTFSAISGSVALSIMMLPIVIRSTEETLKLLPDSLKEAALSLGVPYHRVILKVVVPCGFSGIISGVMLSVARVVGETAPLLFTAFGNPYLSTAVTKPMESLPHVIFTYATSPYDDWHNLAWGASFILLVFVLVLNIITKVTTRKWKVQL encoded by the coding sequence ATGGAAGCGAGAATCGGATTAAGAAATACAAAAAGCCTGCTCTTTAAAGGCGTGATCACTTTATTTGCGTTCCTGATCACGGTGCCCCTGATAGTCATACTCTTGTTTATCATTAAACAGGGTATAACGCAGGTTAACTGGCACTTTCTAACCCATGTTCCGGCGCCTGTCGGCGAACCCGGGGGTGGTATAGCAAACGCCTTTGTCGGCAGCTTTTTAATGGTTGTTATGGCGGCTGTTATAGCAATACCTATAGGGATACTGGCGGGCATCTATCTTGCTGAGAACCGTAAAAGCAAGCTTGCCTATTATAGTGGATTATGCGTGGATATATTACAGGGTGTGCCCTCAATCGTTGTGGGTATAGTAGTATATTTCTGGGTTGTAAAACCCCTCGGGACATTTTCTGCTATTTCGGGCAGTGTTGCCCTGTCAATTATGATGCTGCCGATCGTTATCCGGTCGACAGAAGAAACACTTAAACTTTTACCCGACTCGTTAAAAGAAGCTGCTTTGTCGCTCGGGGTCCCGTATCACCGGGTAATATTGAAAGTAGTAGTACCCTGCGGTTTTTCGGGCATTATCTCAGGCGTCATGTTATCAGTTGCACGCGTCGTTGGCGAAACCGCGCCGCTGTTATTTACCGCGTTTGGTAACCCGTATTTATCTACCGCGGTCACCAAGCCAATGGAGAGCTTGCCCCACGTTATATTTACTTATGCTACCAGTCCATACGACGACTGGCATAACCTGGCCTGGGGAGCGTCATTTATTCTGTTAGTATTCGTATTAGTCTTAAACATAATCACAAAAGTAACCACCAGGAAATGGAAAGTACAATTGTAA
- a CDS encoding ComEA family DNA-binding protein — protein sequence MSKKEWNGMVVLVILIALILATPFVLQSFRKDNAIDGKEFDKAVATLEKARIAIGDNKIKAYKKAAPGTVIELNAADTTKLTQLNGIGASFARRIVAYRERLGGFDNKEQLKEVFGVDSEKYAGFQAQVTVDASLIKKIRINKITFDGLKWFPYLSFKQMNAIIQFREQHGEYQSIDDMRNVAILNDEILKKIKPYISFK from the coding sequence GTGTCGAAAAAGGAATGGAACGGCATGGTTGTGCTGGTGATCCTGATCGCCCTTATCCTTGCAACCCCTTTCGTTCTGCAATCTTTTCGCAAAGATAACGCAATAGATGGGAAGGAGTTTGATAAAGCTGTTGCCACCCTCGAAAAAGCAAGGATAGCTATTGGCGATAACAAGATCAAAGCGTATAAAAAAGCAGCACCGGGAACCGTTATCGAATTAAATGCCGCCGATACCACAAAACTGACGCAGCTTAACGGCATAGGCGCTTCTTTTGCACGGCGAATCGTAGCTTACCGTGAGCGTTTGGGTGGCTTTGACAATAAGGAGCAATTGAAAGAGGTATTTGGGGTCGATTCTGAAAAATATGCAGGATTCCAGGCACAGGTAACGGTTGATGCCTCACTTATCAAAAAGATACGGATCAATAAGATTACTTTTGACGGGCTTAAATGGTTCCCATATCTCAGTTTTAAGCAGATGAATGCCATTATCCAGTTTCGGGAACAGCACGGCGAATACCAGTCGATAGATGATATGCGCAACGTTGCCATTTTGAACGACGAAATTTTGAAGAAAATAAAACCTTATATCAGTTTTAAATGA
- a CDS encoding twin-arginine translocation signal domain-containing protein encodes MKTNDQSGLNERRSFLKQFATGAAVLGTGILANPLAASAAELSHSSNSDADEWFGKIKGKHRIVFDATQPNGIMPFAWPKIFLVTNGATGTPESDCSVVVILRHNAIPYAMGNDLWAKYKFGEMFKIDDEATKKPLTANPFWQPKPGTFKVPGVGPVEIGINELQASGVMFCACDMALTVYSAVAAMSSKQDPAEVKKEWLAGLLPGIQPMPSGVWAVGRAQEHGCTYCFAG; translated from the coding sequence ATGAAAACGAATGATCAATCCGGGTTAAATGAGCGTCGTAGTTTTTTGAAGCAATTTGCTACCGGCGCAGCTGTATTAGGAACCGGCATTCTTGCCAATCCGCTTGCTGCTTCGGCGGCAGAGCTTTCTCACAGCAGTAATTCTGATGCTGATGAATGGTTCGGTAAAATAAAGGGTAAACACAGGATAGTGTTTGACGCCACGCAGCCGAATGGAATAATGCCATTTGCATGGCCCAAAATATTCCTGGTTACCAATGGCGCAACAGGAACGCCTGAAAGTGATTGCAGTGTGGTGGTTATCCTGCGGCACAACGCAATACCTTATGCTATGGGGAATGACCTTTGGGCAAAATATAAGTTTGGTGAGATGTTTAAGATAGATGATGAGGCAACCAAGAAACCGCTAACAGCCAACCCATTTTGGCAGCCGAAACCAGGCACATTCAAAGTACCGGGAGTTGGACCGGTGGAGATAGGTATAAATGAATTGCAGGCCAGCGGCGTAATGTTTTGCGCGTGCGACATGGCCCTTACGGTTTATAGCGCAGTTGCCGCTATGAGCTCGAAGCAAGATCCTGCTGAGGTTAAAAAAGAATGGCTTGCAGGCCTCTTACCCGGAATACAGCCCATGCCATCGGGCGTTTGGGCCGTCGGACGCGCCCAGGAACATGGTTGTACCTATTGCTTCGCCGGGTAA
- a CDS encoding adenine phosphoribosyltransferase: MIEQQIKAAIRDIPDFPKPGIVFKDITPILKDPLLCEKIVDAFAEKLSTTPIDVIAGVESRGFLFGLSLACKLGVPFIPVRKAGKLPYTIKQRAYKLEYGTAIIEMHIDAFEPGQHVLIHDDLLATGGTVTAASELIHEMGGIVSGFAFVVGLGFLNGKERIAPISDNIIVLADY; the protein is encoded by the coding sequence ATGATAGAACAGCAGATAAAAGCGGCAATACGCGACATACCCGATTTCCCAAAGCCCGGTATCGTTTTTAAGGATATTACCCCCATACTGAAAGATCCGCTTTTATGCGAAAAGATAGTCGATGCTTTTGCGGAAAAATTAAGCACTACGCCCATAGATGTTATTGCCGGCGTGGAAAGTCGCGGCTTTTTGTTCGGCCTTTCACTTGCCTGTAAGTTGGGCGTCCCGTTTATACCGGTACGTAAAGCAGGGAAACTGCCTTATACCATTAAACAAAGAGCTTATAAATTGGAGTACGGCACCGCTATTATCGAGATGCATATCGATGCATTCGAGCCCGGGCAGCATGTCCTGATACATGACGACCTGCTCGCAACAGGCGGCACAGTCACCGCGGCAAGCGAACTTATACACGAAATGGGCGGCATAGTTTCGGGTTTCGCGTTCGTAGTGGGTTTGGGTTTTTTAAACGGAAAAGAAAGAATAGCGCCGATCTCTGACAACATTATTGTACTGGCAGATTATTGA
- the pstB gene encoding phosphate ABC transporter ATP-binding protein PstB, which yields MESTIVSAENINAYYGDSHAIKNVSIKINRNEVVAMMGPSGCGKTTFLRCINRMHELIPNARAEGVMKLDGEDVYKMNVIYVRYKIGMVFQRPNPFPNLSIYENVIAGYLLNGIKLSKADKDVIVEKSLTSAALWKEVKDSLHKKGTFLSGGQQQRLCIARAIAMQPEVILFDEPTSALDPISTSSVEQLFHELKANYTLIIVTHNMQQAARVSDRTAFFYLGELVEFDDTKIMFTNPKDQRTQNYITGRFS from the coding sequence ATGGAAAGTACAATTGTAAGCGCAGAGAATATAAATGCTTATTATGGCGATAGTCACGCTATAAAAAACGTGAGTATCAAAATAAACAGGAACGAGGTCGTGGCTATGATGGGTCCTTCCGGCTGCGGCAAAACCACCTTTTTGCGCTGCATCAACCGCATGCATGAATTGATCCCTAACGCACGTGCCGAAGGGGTGATGAAGCTTGACGGCGAAGATGTTTATAAAATGAATGTTATTTATGTTCGTTACAAAATAGGTATGGTTTTTCAACGGCCGAACCCATTCCCGAACCTGAGTATATATGAAAATGTTATAGCCGGGTATTTGTTAAATGGTATCAAGCTGTCAAAGGCAGACAAGGATGTGATCGTTGAAAAATCGCTTACCAGTGCTGCTTTGTGGAAAGAAGTTAAGGATTCGCTGCATAAAAAAGGCACCTTTCTTTCGGGAGGCCAGCAGCAACGTTTATGTATAGCGCGAGCCATAGCTATGCAGCCCGAAGTGATCCTTTTTGACGAACCAACTTCGGCACTCGACCCGATATCGACTTCAAGTGTCGAACAGCTGTTTCACGAGCTAAAGGCAAACTATACGCTGATCATCGTAACGCACAATATGCAGCAGGCCGCACGTGTAAGCGACCGTACCGCATTCTTTTACCTGGGCGAGTTGGTGGAGTTTGACGATACCAAGATCATGTTCACCAACCCGAAGGATCAGCGTACACAGAATTATATAACCGGCAGGTTCAGTTAG
- a CDS encoding efflux RND transporter periplasmic adaptor subunit, which produces MKYKIITMAAVTMAFAACSKNQKPIDLTNEKKPEADKYQTSMVSEKALSSSARLPGQLKPFNEVNIFPKVNGFVKTLYVDRGSVVKKGQLLVTLEAPEMESQLQVANSRYLQAQENAVASKEKYERLKQAAAVPGSVSPLDIDNALSRMKADDAMANAERSNVAAVRTMGGYLNIYAPFDGMIIERNVSPGALVSPGKPTDQAMLVLQDINKLRLVVYIPEDYVDKVDLDEPVNFTFNAMPGQQHTAKISRSANALSTMHQEAVEIDVPNKNDMLKPGMYAEVQIPMRSGAKSILVPNTAIVRSTERQYVITVHNGKTAYADIKEGLTTRDSTEVFGDLKPGSFIITNANDEIKPGVAIASR; this is translated from the coding sequence ATGAAATACAAAATAATCACGATGGCAGCGGTTACCATGGCATTCGCAGCCTGTTCAAAGAATCAAAAGCCGATAGACCTCACTAACGAAAAGAAGCCGGAGGCCGACAAGTATCAAACAAGTATGGTATCGGAAAAGGCTCTTTCCAGTTCCGCCCGCTTGCCGGGGCAATTGAAACCCTTTAATGAGGTTAATATTTTTCCAAAAGTGAATGGGTTTGTAAAAACGCTATATGTTGACAGGGGTTCGGTAGTTAAAAAAGGACAATTGCTGGTTACACTGGAAGCACCCGAAATGGAATCGCAATTACAAGTCGCCAATTCCCGGTATTTGCAGGCGCAGGAAAATGCAGTTGCCAGCAAGGAGAAATACGAACGTCTGAAACAAGCCGCTGCAGTTCCGGGATCTGTGTCGCCGCTGGATATTGATAACGCCTTATCGCGGATGAAGGCAGACGATGCTATGGCAAATGCCGAACGCTCGAACGTGGCCGCAGTGCGTACTATGGGTGGTTACCTGAATATATATGCGCCGTTCGACGGAATGATCATAGAACGTAATGTATCGCCCGGCGCACTGGTTTCGCCCGGTAAACCGACCGACCAAGCCATGCTGGTTTTGCAGGATATTAATAAGCTGCGGCTTGTTGTATATATCCCCGAAGACTACGTAGACAAAGTCGACCTGGATGAACCGGTGAACTTTACCTTTAACGCAATGCCCGGGCAACAACACACGGCGAAGATAAGCCGCTCGGCCAACGCCTTAAGCACCATGCACCAGGAAGCGGTTGAAATAGATGTTCCCAACAAAAACGACATGCTTAAACCGGGTATGTATGCCGAAGTGCAAATACCTATGCGATCGGGCGCCAAATCCATACTGGTGCCAAATACCGCTATCGTCCGGTCCACCGAACGCCAGTACGTTATCACTGTCCATAATGGGAAGACAGCTTATGCCGACATCAAGGAAGGATTAACCACGCGCGACTCGACCGAGGTGTTTGGCGACCTTAAACCAGGGAGCTTTATTATTACCAATGCCAACGACGAAATTAAGCCAGGTGTCGCGATAGCCAGCCGCTAA